A single genomic interval of Bacteroidota bacterium harbors:
- a CDS encoding cytochrome c oxidase subunit 3, whose amino-acid sequence MSHEITGNDVEHGWQGGVSPFKASYGKLFMWFFLVSDALTFGGLLCAYGFMRHKYPDVWPIPGDVFTHFPFVEQHIPLAYVGLMTFILIMSSVTMVLAVEAGHRNNKRGVIIWLFLTIIGGLMFVGSQAWEWYHFIVGTNHGAMRNVWDPEAGKFVDKIFYGANLVTNEYGPAAFGDFFFFITGFHGFHVFSGVIINLVIFIMVVKGVMEKRGHYEMVEKVGLYWHFVDLVWVFVFTFFYLL is encoded by the coding sequence ATGTCACACGAAATTACCGGGAATGACGTTGAGCACGGCTGGCAAGGCGGTGTTTCTCCATTTAAAGCCAGCTACGGAAAATTATTTATGTGGTTTTTTCTCGTTTCTGATGCACTGACTTTTGGAGGTTTATTATGTGCGTATGGCTTTATGCGCCATAAATACCCTGATGTATGGCCTATCCCGGGTGACGTGTTTACTCATTTTCCTTTTGTAGAACAACATATACCATTGGCTTATGTAGGTTTGATGACATTCATACTTATCATGAGTTCGGTAACTATGGTACTGGCGGTTGAAGCCGGTCATCGCAACAATAAAAGAGGCGTTATCATTTGGTTATTTCTAACCATCATTGGCGGTTTGATGTTCGTTGGTTCACAGGCCTGGGAGTGGTATCATTTTATAGTAGGAACGAACCATGGCGCAATGCGAAATGTATGGGATCCCGAAGCCGGAAAATTTGTAGATAAAATATTTTATGGCGCTAACCTGGTGACTAACGAATACGGACCTGCGGCGTTCGGTGATTTCTTCTTCTTTATTACAGGCTTCCATGGGTTCCACGTATTCAGCGGAGTTATTATCAATCTTGTGATCTTTATTATGGTAGTGAAAGGCGTGATGGAAAAACGCGGCCACTATGAAATGGTTGAGAAAGTCGGACTATACTGGCACTTTGTGGATCTGGTGTGGGTGTTTGTATTTACTTTCTTTTACCTTTTATAA
- a CDS encoding cytochrome C oxidase subunit IV family protein yields MSEFHDDYPNYEMMAHHSEEAGVGKRKKLWQVFWIMFGITILELIVGFKAEAWGLLNEQRGTTTGLKIFFVFFTIAKAAFIVLSFMHLGDEKKSLKWVILAPYCVFIVYLAVMASVGEGGYSQPHRTDMDHNVVEQATDHKRPGGGGHHDAAGEHHEEGMKEHGGAEGEHK; encoded by the coding sequence ATGTCCGAATTCCACGATGATTATCCGAATTATGAAATGATGGCTCATCACAGCGAAGAAGCCGGAGTTGGCAAACGCAAAAAATTATGGCAGGTATTCTGGATTATGTTCGGCATTACTATACTTGAATTGATCGTAGGTTTTAAAGCAGAAGCATGGGGTTTATTAAATGAGCAAAGGGGAACAACCACAGGCTTGAAAATATTTTTCGTATTCTTTACGATAGCCAAAGCAGCTTTCATTGTTCTTTCATTTATGCACCTTGGAGATGAAAAAAAATCCTTAAAATGGGTGATACTTGCGCCCTATTGCGTGTTCATAGTATATCTTGCAGTTATGGCTTCTGTGGGTGAGGGCGGATATTCACAACCTCACCGTACAGATATGGATCATAATGTGGTTGAACAGGCTACCGACCATAAAAGACCAGGCGGCGGAGGCCATCACGATGCTGCTGGAGAACACCATGAAGAAGGCATGAAGGAGCATGGCGGCGCAGAAGGTGAACACAAGTGA
- a CDS encoding SCO family protein: MNLPYYGSREAVTKTVNNKEVTDTVYHSIAPFKFINQDGDTVTEKKYEDCIYVADFFFTTCQSICPKMAVNLALVQDKFKDNDSILILSHTVNPQHDSASVLKAYAQLVHADLKKWTFVTGTKQSLYDMAIKSYLLPAGEDAQAEGGFLHSEQLILVDKEKHIRGIYDGTSMPDVNKLIDDIKLLQADYIIQKAKKVKSPF; this comes from the coding sequence ATAAACCTGCCTTATTATGGTTCGCGTGAGGCTGTAACAAAAACAGTTAACAACAAAGAGGTCACAGATACAGTTTACCACAGCATCGCTCCCTTCAAATTCATTAATCAGGATGGCGATACAGTTACCGAAAAAAAATATGAAGATTGCATTTATGTAGCCGATTTCTTTTTTACCACCTGCCAGAGTATCTGCCCGAAAATGGCGGTCAACCTGGCTCTTGTGCAGGACAAGTTTAAAGATAACGATTCCATTCTGATTTTGTCGCACACAGTAAACCCTCAGCATGACAGCGCTTCTGTGCTTAAAGCATATGCGCAACTCGTTCATGCCGATCTTAAAAAATGGACGTTCGTTACCGGGACCAAGCAATCTCTTTACGATATGGCTATTAAAAGCTATTTACTTCCTGCCGGCGAAGATGCGCAGGCCGAAGGCGGTTTCCTGCATAGCGAACAGCTGATATTGGTTGATAAAGAAAAACACATTCGGGGTATATACGATGGCACATCAATGCCGGATGTAAACAAACTGATCGACGACATCAAATTACTCCAGGCCGATTACATTATACAAAAGGCAAAAAAAGTAAAGTCTCCTTTTTGA
- a CDS encoding DNA primase, with product MIPKDTIDKIFDAARIEEVVGDFVTLKKRGANLLGLCPFHNEKTPSFTVSPAKGIYKCFGCGKAGNSVNFMMDHDQMTYPDALRYLARKYNIEIEEKEQTPEQLQSQNERESLFVVCTHAQKYFTNNLFNTDEGRSVGLSYFKERGFRDDVIEKFQLGYALEERKAFTKDALSKGYKLDYLVKAGLTIDKTQENLEPGTRNPELAFDRFAGRVIFPIHNVTGRPIAFGGRILKTDKKLAKYINSPETDIYHKSNVLYGLFFAKKSIIADDNCYLVEGYTDVISMHQAGIENVVASSGTSLTVEQIRQIKRYTQNITILYDGDSAGIKASFRGIDMILEEGMNVKVLLFPDGDDPDSFSKRVSYQELKKFIADNTKDFIAFKTMMLYSEVSSDPIKRANLIKDIVESIAVIPEAIHRSVYIKECSRLMEMDEQMLLNELNRIRRKRVSDKYRSEDSPSENVTSTEVVTGVPKESIDPNGIEQQERNIIRILLNFGDRNVIVTNEDEDGEPVETSITAAELILHELAQDNILFKNQAYQFIYSSYSVGITNGQLPNMNSFINQDDVNVSKTVIDLVSSPYTLAEWSRHNILVGTEEENLKATIYKYVNTLKAKYIQRMIDENLKLLKDAADENEIVMFQQKQKQLDEAKSYFNNLLGRIIVK from the coding sequence ATGATACCAAAAGACACTATAGATAAAATTTTTGACGCTGCCCGTATAGAGGAAGTGGTGGGTGATTTTGTTACCCTGAAAAAACGTGGAGCGAATTTGCTTGGGTTGTGTCCTTTTCACAACGAAAAAACCCCTTCATTCACTGTGTCCCCTGCCAAAGGCATTTATAAATGTTTTGGCTGCGGTAAAGCCGGCAACTCAGTAAACTTCATGATGGATCATGACCAAATGACCTATCCTGACGCGTTGCGCTACCTCGCCAGAAAATACAATATTGAGATTGAAGAAAAAGAGCAAACACCTGAGCAACTGCAAAGCCAGAACGAGCGCGAGAGTTTATTTGTAGTTTGCACACATGCGCAGAAATATTTTACAAATAATTTATTTAACACCGATGAAGGCCGCTCTGTCGGGCTGAGTTATTTTAAAGAACGTGGCTTTCGCGACGATGTCATTGAAAAATTTCAGTTGGGATATGCTCTTGAAGAGCGCAAAGCTTTTACCAAAGACGCATTGAGTAAAGGCTATAAGCTGGATTACCTGGTTAAAGCAGGACTGACAATTGATAAAACGCAGGAGAATCTGGAACCCGGAACCCGGAACCCGGAACTTGCCTTCGACCGTTTCGCCGGACGTGTTATTTTCCCTATCCACAATGTTACCGGCCGCCCCATTGCTTTTGGCGGACGTATACTGAAGACGGATAAAAAGTTAGCCAAGTACATTAACTCGCCTGAAACCGACATTTACCACAAGAGCAATGTGCTGTACGGTTTGTTCTTTGCCAAGAAATCCATTATAGCGGATGATAATTGTTACCTGGTAGAAGGATACACCGATGTTATTTCCATGCATCAGGCCGGAATTGAGAATGTGGTCGCTTCATCCGGCACTTCATTAACAGTAGAACAGATCAGGCAGATAAAACGCTATACGCAAAACATTACCATTCTTTACGATGGTGACAGTGCCGGTATAAAAGCTAGTTTCAGGGGTATTGATATGATCCTAGAGGAAGGAATGAATGTAAAGGTATTGTTGTTTCCGGACGGCGATGACCCCGATTCATTTTCCAAACGGGTGAGTTACCAGGAACTGAAAAAATTTATTGCTGATAACACCAAGGATTTTATCGCGTTTAAAACAATGATGCTTTATTCGGAAGTGTCAAGCGATCCGATAAAGAGGGCCAATCTTATTAAGGACATTGTTGAAAGTATCGCTGTTATTCCTGAAGCTATCCATCGTTCGGTATATATAAAAGAGTGCAGCCGTTTGATGGAGATGGACGAGCAGATGCTGTTGAATGAACTTAACAGAATAAGGAGAAAGCGTGTGTCGGATAAATACAGATCAGAAGACAGTCCTTCTGAAAATGTAACTTCTACTGAAGTGGTGACCGGAGTGCCGAAAGAATCCATCGATCCCAATGGAATTGAACAACAGGAAAGGAATATTATAAGAATATTGCTGAATTTTGGCGATAGAAATGTGATCGTAACAAATGAAGATGAAGACGGGGAGCCAGTTGAAACTTCGATAACTGCAGCCGAACTTATTTTGCATGAACTCGCTCAGGATAATATCCTGTTCAAAAACCAGGCTTACCAGTTCATCTATAGTAGTTATTCAGTGGGTATCACTAATGGGCAGCTTCCGAATATGAATTCATTTATAAACCAGGATGATGTTAATGTAAGTAAAACAGTCATCGACCTGGTGAGTAGTCCGTATACATTAGCAGAATGGAGCCGGCATAATATTCTGGTTGGAACTGAGGAAGAAAACTTAAAGGCGACTATTTATAAATATGTAAATACGCTTAAAGCTAAATACATTCAGCGTATGATAGATGAAAACCTTAAGCTGCTTAAGGATGCCGCTGATGAGAATGAGATAGTAATGTTTCAGCAAAAACAAAAGCAATTGGACGAAGCCAAATCCTATTTTAATAATTTATTGGGTAGGATAATTGTGAAGTAA
- a CDS encoding integration host factor subunit beta, whose protein sequence is MTKADIVNEIAEKTGIEKVAVQATVESFMKVLKNHMSEGKNIYLRGFGSFIVKKRAEKTGRNISKNTTIIIPAHYIPSFKPAKTFAEKVKKSVPVKPTEGNNQ, encoded by the coding sequence ATGACCAAAGCAGATATAGTAAACGAAATAGCAGAAAAGACAGGGATCGAGAAGGTTGCTGTTCAGGCTACAGTGGAATCATTCATGAAGGTTCTGAAAAATCACATGAGCGAAGGCAAGAACATCTATCTCAGGGGATTCGGAAGTTTTATTGTAAAAAAACGTGCTGAAAAAACCGGTCGTAATATTTCAAAAAACACAACTATTATTATTCCCGCACATTATATTCCGTCGTTTAAACCCGCTAAAACTTTTGCCGAAAAGGTAAAGAAAAGCGTGCCGGTTAAACCGACTGAAGGCAATAACCAATAA
- a CDS encoding tetratricopeptide repeat protein, which translates to MSRGQIIAIIGSLTLFVLLLFANTRSPKVDKTKVAEANTGESFVSIVDEASDNLTGEPKARVSEWKKAFDHATNPQKLMLSDSLIKTWDELKRPDIAAYYAEQKALIESKPEWWNKAGERYYNAVRFAKKDEHQLLYQNAIRCFEKTLSEQPGNLDAKTNLGACYVEGTSDPMKGIGLLREVIAKDSTHVNAQLNLAFFSVKSGQFEKAIERFNKVLVIKPDYLEAYLFLADAYERTGDKQKAIATLEKYVSLVDDTTIKNEVKNYINKLKQS; encoded by the coding sequence ATGTCCAGAGGCCAGATCATAGCCATTATAGGCAGCCTCACCCTATTCGTTCTTTTACTTTTTGCTAATACCCGGTCCCCTAAGGTTGATAAGACTAAAGTTGCCGAAGCCAACACAGGAGAAAGTTTTGTGAGTATTGTTGATGAAGCCTCTGACAACCTTACAGGTGAGCCTAAAGCCCGTGTAAGTGAATGGAAAAAAGCTTTTGATCATGCAACCAATCCGCAGAAACTGATGTTATCGGATTCGCTCATCAAAACCTGGGATGAATTAAAACGTCCCGACATAGCAGCTTATTATGCCGAACAGAAAGCCCTGATTGAAAGCAAACCGGAATGGTGGAACAAGGCAGGTGAACGCTATTACAATGCAGTTCGTTTCGCGAAGAAAGATGAACACCAACTGCTCTATCAAAATGCTATACGGTGTTTTGAAAAAACGTTAAGTGAACAGCCTGGTAACCTTGACGCCAAAACAAACCTTGGAGCCTGCTACGTTGAAGGCACTTCCGACCCGATGAAAGGAATAGGACTTCTCCGTGAAGTGATCGCGAAAGATTCAACCCATGTTAACGCACAGCTGAATCTCGCCTTTTTCTCGGTTAAATCGGGTCAGTTTGAAAAGGCAATTGAACGTTTTAATAAAGTGCTTGTAATAAAGCCCGATTACCTGGAGGCTTATCTTTTTTTAGCAGATGCTTATGAACGCACAGGTGATAAACAAAAGGCAATTGCAACACTTGAAAAATATGTAAGTCTGGTGGATGACACAACCATTAAAAATGAAGTAAAGAATTATATCAACAAATTAAAACAAAGTTAG
- a CDS encoding Rne/Rng family ribonuclease: MNNELIIHSTPNEVIIALLRDKRLVELNREKTNNNFSVGDFYLGKVKKVMPGLNAAFVDVGYEKDAFLHYLDLGPQAASLMKYTKLAQTGKLNSSDLGNFRNESDIPKDGKISSMVSTGQNILVQIAKEPISTKGPRITSELSIAGRFLVLVPFSDKISVSQKITENEEKNRLKRLMQSIKPKNFGVIVRTVAENKSVAELDADLKDLINKWNTCFVEMKTAQPPKKVLGELDRTSAILRDMLNASFQNIHVDDPKMFEEIKSYLRTISPEQEKIAKLYKGTVPIFDHFDVDKQMKALFGKTVTMKTGAYLIVEHTEALHVIDVNSGHRAKSGSSQEQNALEVNLDAAVEVARQLRLRDMGGIIVVDFIDLHSAENRKKLFNKLRDEMHTDRAKHNILPPSKFGLVQITRERVRPATNVITVEKCPTCGGTGEIQASVLLIDQIENNLRYILTEQNEKEITLCVHPFIEAYLTKGLFTSIFGKWKRKYGKKMKIKAVSSYHFMEYHFLNKAEDEIKL; encoded by the coding sequence TTGAACAACGAATTAATAATACACTCAACCCCGAACGAGGTTATTATTGCCTTGCTGCGCGACAAACGACTGGTTGAGCTGAATCGCGAAAAAACCAACAATAATTTTTCCGTGGGCGACTTTTACCTGGGAAAAGTTAAAAAAGTGATGCCCGGACTTAACGCCGCATTTGTTGATGTTGGTTATGAAAAAGACGCCTTTTTACATTATCTCGATCTTGGTCCGCAGGCGGCTTCATTAATGAAGTACACAAAACTTGCGCAAACCGGAAAGCTGAACTCTTCCGATCTTGGTAATTTCCGTAACGAGAGTGACATTCCGAAAGATGGCAAAATATCAAGCATGGTATCAACCGGACAAAACATTCTTGTTCAGATCGCCAAAGAACCCATATCAACAAAAGGTCCCCGCATCACATCCGAACTATCAATTGCCGGACGATTTTTAGTGCTGGTTCCTTTTTCAGATAAAATTTCTGTATCGCAAAAAATCACGGAGAACGAAGAGAAGAACAGGCTCAAACGGCTGATGCAGAGCATTAAACCAAAAAACTTCGGTGTGATCGTTCGTACTGTCGCTGAAAATAAAAGTGTTGCCGAACTTGATGCCGACCTGAAAGACCTCATCAACAAATGGAATACTTGCTTCGTTGAAATGAAAACGGCACAACCACCTAAAAAAGTGCTGGGTGAACTTGACCGCACTTCTGCTATTTTACGCGACATGCTCAACGCCTCATTCCAGAATATACACGTTGACGATCCGAAGATGTTTGAGGAAATAAAAAGTTATTTACGCACCATTTCACCGGAGCAGGAAAAAATAGCGAAGCTCTACAAGGGTACAGTACCGATATTCGATCATTTTGATGTTGACAAACAAATGAAAGCGTTGTTTGGCAAAACAGTTACCATGAAAACCGGCGCTTACCTCATTGTTGAACATACCGAAGCGCTGCACGTAATTGATGTGAACAGCGGACACCGCGCGAAGTCGGGTTCATCGCAGGAACAGAACGCACTGGAAGTGAACCTCGACGCGGCTGTTGAAGTGGCCCGCCAGTTGAGGCTGCGCGATATGGGCGGAATTATTGTGGTTGACTTTATTGATCTGCACTCAGCCGAAAACCGAAAAAAATTATTCAATAAGCTGCGCGACGAAATGCATACCGATCGCGCCAAGCACAACATACTTCCTCCCAGTAAATTTGGTTTGGTACAGATCACCCGTGAACGTGTGCGCCCTGCAACAAATGTTATTACCGTTGAAAAATGCCCTACCTGCGGTGGTACAGGTGAGATACAAGCAAGCGTATTGCTTATCGACCAGATCGAAAACAATTTACGTTATATACTTACAGAACAGAACGAAAAAGAGATCACCCTTTGTGTACACCCCTTTATTGAAGCTTATCTGACCAAAGGTCTGTTCACTTCAATTTTTGGAAAATGGAAACGCAAGTACGGCAAAAAGATGAAGATCAAGGCTGTCTCATCCTATCATTTTATGGAATACCATTTCCTTAATAAGGCGGAAGATGAGATAAAGCTGTGA
- a CDS encoding TetR/AcrR family transcriptional regulator → MDLSIKIKMNEKLFLRNPEDTELGRKIIQHSIVLIHKIGFEAFTFKKLAEEIATTEAGIYRYFENKHRLLIYIVDWYWSWQEYRLIFQTNNIKNPEIKIKKAIQLLSAHVEDDITTEYINEKILNEIVMAEGAKSFLTKHVTEDNKAKLFKPYKDLCARIASFIKEYNPKYKYPHSIASTIIEMAHSQKFYMQNLPSLTDFGATKDERKLVSFLEDLVFSNIKS, encoded by the coding sequence ATGGACTTATCAATTAAGATTAAGATGAATGAAAAGCTGTTTCTTCGTAACCCTGAAGACACAGAATTAGGAAGGAAAATTATACAGCATAGCATTGTCCTTATTCATAAGATTGGATTTGAAGCATTTACATTTAAAAAGTTAGCGGAAGAAATTGCTACTACAGAAGCAGGCATTTATCGCTATTTTGAAAATAAACATCGTTTACTTATTTACATTGTTGATTGGTATTGGAGTTGGCAGGAGTATCGTTTAATATTTCAAACCAACAATATAAAAAATCCTGAAATAAAAATTAAAAAAGCTATACAGTTATTGTCTGCCCATGTTGAAGACGATATTACAACAGAATACATCAATGAAAAAATTCTCAATGAAATTGTCATGGCTGAAGGCGCTAAGTCATTTCTTACTAAGCATGTTACTGAAGACAATAAGGCAAAACTATTTAAACCGTATAAAGATTTGTGTGCAAGAATTGCAAGTTTCATAAAGGAATACAATCCGAAATACAAATACCCACACTCAATAGCATCCACCATTATAGAAATGGCTCATTCCCAAAAATTTTATATGCAGAATCTTCCATCACTGACTGATTTTGGAGCAACCAAAGATGAAAGGAAACTTGTATCGTTTCTTGAAGATTTGGTTTTTTCAAATATTAAGAGTTGA
- a CDS encoding SulP family inorganic anion transporter, translated as MKHLFKELKNDLPASIVVFFVALPLCLGIALASGAPLFAGIIAGITGGIVVGMASGSPLGVSGPAAGLAVIVLTSIASLGGSWEAFLTAVVLAGIIQLILGYAKAGFIAFFFPSSVIKGMLTGIGLLIILKQIPHALGWDKDAEGDDAFIQADGENTFSEIFKTLDYIAPGALLIAAISLVILIFGDTVLTKKHKIFGMINGPLVVVVFGIVMFNLYQNGVLDFSLNAKQVVAIPVPNSIADFFSQFTLPDFSAITNFEVWKIAIVLAIVASLETLLCVEATDKMDPDKRITPTNRELKAQGLGNVISGLIGGLPVTQVIVRSSANIAFGGKTKMSAILHGVFLLVSALTIGSVLNMIPLASLAAILFMVGYKLAKPALFKQMYKLGWEQFIPFTATVVAILVTDLLKGITIGVLFGIFYTLRHSYRNSHHMKDIAITEKGQEVHHLVLAEEVSFFNKASVIQALDAIPKNSKVIIDCSKSKSIAYDVIEVIQNFEDNSKTRNITVEKINFIKPT; from the coding sequence ATGAAACATTTATTTAAAGAACTAAAAAATGATTTACCGGCAAGCATTGTCGTGTTTTTTGTAGCACTCCCCTTATGCTTAGGCATTGCGCTTGCTTCGGGTGCTCCATTGTTTGCAGGCATTATAGCAGGTATTACAGGTGGCATTGTAGTTGGCATGGCAAGTGGATCTCCCTTGGGGGTGAGTGGTCCCGCAGCTGGATTAGCAGTCATTGTTTTAACATCCATCGCTTCCCTGGGCGGTTCTTGGGAAGCATTTTTAACAGCTGTAGTTTTAGCAGGTATCATACAACTTATATTGGGGTATGCCAAAGCTGGCTTTATTGCCTTCTTCTTTCCTTCTTCTGTTATTAAAGGAATGCTAACAGGTATAGGTCTATTAATTATATTAAAACAAATACCTCACGCATTGGGTTGGGATAAAGATGCAGAAGGAGATGATGCTTTTATTCAAGCCGATGGAGAAAATACATTTTCTGAAATTTTTAAGACACTTGACTATATAGCCCCGGGTGCATTGTTAATAGCAGCCATCTCGTTAGTCATACTGATTTTTGGGGACACCGTATTAACCAAAAAACATAAAATATTTGGGATGATAAACGGTCCGCTTGTAGTTGTTGTTTTTGGAATTGTGATGTTTAATTTATATCAAAACGGAGTACTTGATTTTAGTTTAAACGCAAAACAAGTTGTTGCTATACCAGTTCCAAACTCAATTGCAGATTTTTTCAGTCAGTTTACTCTACCTGATTTTTCAGCAATAACAAATTTTGAGGTCTGGAAGATAGCTATTGTATTGGCTATTGTAGCCAGTTTAGAAACGCTACTATGTGTAGAAGCTACCGACAAAATGGATCCCGATAAAAGAATTACACCCACAAATAGAGAACTAAAAGCACAAGGGCTGGGAAATGTAATTTCTGGATTAATTGGCGGGTTGCCGGTTACACAAGTAATTGTCCGCAGCTCAGCGAATATAGCTTTTGGTGGAAAAACAAAAATGTCGGCAATCCTACACGGTGTTTTCCTATTAGTAAGTGCTCTTACAATTGGAAGTGTTTTGAATATGATACCATTGGCAAGCTTAGCAGCCATTCTATTCATGGTTGGTTACAAATTAGCCAAACCAGCTTTGTTTAAACAAATGTATAAATTAGGTTGGGAGCAGTTTATTCCATTCACAGCTACCGTTGTGGCTATTTTGGTCACCGACTTATTAAAGGGTATTACAATAGGCGTTCTTTTTGGCATCTTCTACACCTTACGCCATAGTTATCGTAATTCACATCACATGAAAGACATTGCAATAACTGAAAAGGGGCAGGAAGTGCATCATCTTGTTTTAGCTGAAGAAGTTTCATTTTTTAATAAAGCAAGTGTTATCCAAGCTTTGGATGCAATACCTAAAAACTCAAAAGTTATTATCGACTGTTCTAAATCAAAGTCAATTGCATACGATGTGATAGAAGTAATTCAAAATTTCGAAGACAATTCCAAAACAAGAAACATCACCGTTGAGAAAATCAATTTTATAAAACCCACTTGA
- a CDS encoding carbonic anhydrase (macrophage inducible 5; Mig-5), with translation MKTLTKEMQTAITPAMALDLLKEGNKRFVNNLKINRNLLQQANETSDGQHPFAVILSCIDSRTSAELIFDQGLGDVFSVRIAGNIINEDILGSMEFGCKVAGSKIILVLGHTKCGAVKGACDHVEMGNLTALLTKIRPAVDEEQTITNNRSSGNAEFVEKVAAINVKRTVKAIMERSPILKEMIESGTIGIVGGTHDITTGLVTFYSETLFLNHQLINEKTVA, from the coding sequence ATGAAAACATTAACTAAAGAAATGCAAACTGCCATTACACCTGCTATGGCATTAGATTTATTAAAAGAAGGCAATAAAAGATTTGTAAATAATCTTAAAATAAACCGAAACCTTTTACAACAAGCAAATGAAACATCGGACGGACAACACCCTTTTGCGGTAATTCTTAGTTGTATTGACAGCAGAACTTCGGCAGAATTAATTTTTGACCAAGGACTTGGTGATGTGTTTAGTGTTCGTATTGCAGGGAATATTATCAATGAAGATATTTTGGGCAGTATGGAATTTGGCTGTAAAGTGGCAGGTTCAAAAATCATTCTTGTTTTGGGACACACAAAATGCGGTGCAGTAAAAGGTGCTTGCGACCACGTAGAAATGGGTAATCTGACAGCACTACTCACCAAAATAAGACCTGCCGTTGATGAGGAACAGACTATAACAAACAATCGCAGTTCGGGCAACGCAGAATTTGTAGAAAAAGTCGCTGCCATCAATGTAAAACGAACCGTTAAAGCCATTATGGAACGTAGTCCAATCTTAAAAGAAATGATTGAATCCGGAACAATAGGAATTGTAGGAGGAACACATGACATAACAACGGGCTTGGTAACATTTTATTCCGAAACTTTGTTTTTAAATCACCAATTGATAAATGAGAAAACCGTTGCATAA
- a CDS encoding DUF2490 domain-containing protein, protein MRKPLHKRINIFCVIVFLLNYSSFGQSPSGTTGNWLMCFKQTRLNNKWSIHTEAQYRSFEITPNTEQMLLRGGINYHINNSAFTSIGYAYVTNYAFDKEQLSGVQVTENRIWQQFLMRNNLGRCLFEHRYRLEQRWIQSNNNNRYLDRVRYLLRITVPLNKKEIEKNTLFLGFYDEIFINLSALPFDRNRLYGAMGYQFLPNANIQIGYLAQTVNITTKQYLQAAVFYNIDFRKKRMT, encoded by the coding sequence ATGAGAAAACCGTTGCATAAACGAATAAATATTTTTTGTGTTATTGTATTTTTATTGAACTATTCATCGTTTGGACAGTCGCCATCAGGCACAACCGGTAACTGGTTAATGTGCTTTAAGCAAACACGCCTGAACAATAAATGGAGCATTCATACAGAAGCACAATACCGCAGCTTTGAAATCACTCCAAACACCGAACAAATGCTTTTACGTGGTGGCATTAATTATCATATAAACAATTCTGCTTTTACAAGTATTGGATACGCCTATGTTACAAATTATGCTTTTGATAAAGAACAATTGTCAGGAGTTCAAGTTACAGAAAATCGAATTTGGCAACAGTTTCTTATGCGTAACAATTTAGGAAGATGTTTATTCGAACATCGTTATCGCCTTGAACAAAGATGGATACAATCAAACAACAATAACCGATACCTTGACAGGGTAAGATATTTGCTTAGAATCACTGTACCTCTCAATAAAAAAGAAATAGAAAAAAACACCTTGTTTCTTGGTTTTTATGATGAGATATTTATCAATCTTTCAGCCCTACCATTTGATAGAAACCGACTATACGGAGCAATGGGATATCAGTTTTTGCCAAATGCAAATATTCAAATAGGATACCTTGCTCAAACAGTAAATATTACTACAAAACAATATTTACAAGCAGCTGTTTTTTATAACATTGATTTTAGAAAAAAAAGAATGACCTGA